A stretch of Mesorhizobium sp. M2A.F.Ca.ET.046.03.2.1 DNA encodes these proteins:
- a CDS encoding helix-turn-helix transcriptional regulator has product MPHGREIFRGDATELGRLHESRWQWLEEAVGPAVALPTEYPDGYHVPQHRHSRSQLLHALVGVVLVTTKHGRWMVPPDHAMWIPAGTEHSVEMLGDVSMRSVYVMPDAIAGLPEGLRVVGITELMHSLIVESEKLPQGGEIEGRAALVMGLLLHEIPNLPERPLGLPFPSDPKLAALCRRFVAAPSPHATIDEWADAAGMSRRTFTRAFQRQTGLSLSTWRQQACLFAALPRLADGEPITRVALDLGYDSVPAFTTMFKRMLGASPRGYMRGARDAGENPRRAGGPLAA; this is encoded by the coding sequence ATGCCGCATGGCCGGGAAATCTTCAGGGGCGACGCCACCGAGCTGGGCCGGCTGCATGAAAGCCGCTGGCAGTGGCTGGAGGAGGCCGTCGGGCCGGCGGTGGCGCTGCCGACCGAATATCCAGACGGCTATCACGTGCCGCAACACCGCCACAGCCGCAGCCAGCTTTTGCATGCTCTGGTGGGGGTGGTGTTGGTGACGACGAAGCACGGGCGCTGGATGGTGCCGCCCGACCATGCGATGTGGATACCGGCCGGCACCGAGCATTCGGTCGAGATGCTGGGCGACGTCTCGATGCGCTCGGTCTATGTGATGCCTGATGCCATTGCCGGTCTGCCGGAGGGATTGCGCGTCGTCGGCATCACCGAGCTGATGCACAGCCTGATCGTTGAATCGGAGAAACTGCCGCAAGGCGGCGAGATCGAAGGGCGGGCAGCGCTGGTCATGGGACTGCTGCTGCACGAAATCCCGAACCTGCCAGAACGCCCGCTTGGGTTGCCTTTCCCGTCCGATCCGAAGCTCGCGGCGCTTTGCAGGCGCTTCGTGGCGGCTCCTTCGCCGCACGCTACGATCGACGAGTGGGCGGATGCCGCAGGCATGAGCCGGCGCACTTTCACCCGCGCTTTCCAGCGCCAGACCGGGCTGTCGCTTTCGACCTGGCGCCAGCAGGCCTGCCTGTTCGCCGCGCTGCCAAGGCTCGCCGATGGCGAGCCGATCACCAGGGTGGCGCTCGATCTCGGCTATGACAGCGTGCCGGCCTTCACCACCATGTTCAAGCGCATGCTCGGCGCTTCGCCGCGCGGCTATATGCGCGGCGCGCGCGATGCCGGTGAAAACCCGCGCCGCGCAGGCGGCCCGCTTGCTGCGTGA
- a CDS encoding dihydrofolate reductase family protein: MATIVYAMLTSLDGYIAGSSGDIDLPVPEEELHQHFNDEMRRTSIALCGRRMYETMRFWDSPEREIAAEEVERDFAHAWRETPKIVFSTTLQEVGPNARLVKEHAEAVARSLKADMDGEISVSGAELAGHLARAGLIDEYRLYMHPVVLGGGKPYFQSGLSLALKPLGTERLAQGVTLLRYAPIAID, encoded by the coding sequence ATGGCGACGATCGTCTATGCCATGCTGACATCGCTCGATGGTTACATCGCCGGCTCGAGCGGAGACATCGACCTGCCGGTCCCCGAAGAGGAACTTCATCAGCATTTCAACGACGAGATGCGGCGGACGTCGATCGCGCTCTGCGGACGCCGGATGTATGAGACCATGCGCTTCTGGGACAGCCCGGAGCGTGAGATCGCCGCCGAGGAGGTCGAGCGGGATTTTGCCCACGCCTGGCGTGAAACGCCGAAGATCGTGTTTTCGACCACGCTTCAGGAAGTCGGGCCAAATGCCCGTCTGGTGAAGGAGCATGCCGAGGCGGTGGCAAGGTCGCTCAAGGCGGACATGGACGGCGAGATTTCCGTTTCCGGCGCCGAGCTTGCCGGGCACCTTGCGCGCGCGGGGCTGATCGACGAATACCGGCTCTATATGCATCCAGTCGTGCTCGGCGGCGGCAAGCCGTATTTCCAGTCCGGCCTGTCGCTGGCGTTGAAGCCGCTCGGCACGGAGCGCCTTGCACAAGGCGTGACGCTGCTGCGTTACGCGCCCATCGCAATCGACTAG
- a CDS encoding ribose-phosphate pyrophosphokinase, translating to MKLFAGNSNRVLAEAVARYLNVPLGKASVRRFADQEIFVEIQENVRGEDVFILQSTSYPTNDHLMELLIMMDAFMRSSARRITAVIPYFGYARQDRRASGRTPISAKLVANMITRAGADRVLTLDLHAGQIQGFFDIPTDNLFSVPVMARDVKAKYKQLGNVVVVSPDIGGVVRARALAKRFDAQLAIVDKRRERPGESEVMNIIGAVAGKDCLLIDDIVDSGGTLCNAADALLANGATSVTAYITHGVLSGGAVARIAGSKLQELVITDSIQPTQGVLDAPNIRVISIADLMGEAISRTATEESVSSLFD from the coding sequence ATGAAGCTTTTCGCGGGCAATTCCAACCGGGTGCTGGCCGAAGCGGTCGCTCGCTATCTCAACGTCCCGCTAGGGAAGGCCAGCGTCAGGCGCTTCGCCGACCAGGAAATCTTCGTCGAGATCCAGGAAAACGTGCGCGGCGAGGATGTCTTCATCCTGCAGTCCACCTCTTATCCGACCAACGACCATCTGATGGAACTGCTCATCATGATGGACGCCTTCATGCGGTCCTCGGCGCGACGCATCACGGCGGTCATCCCCTATTTCGGCTATGCAAGGCAGGACCGACGCGCCTCCGGCCGCACGCCGATCTCGGCCAAGCTGGTCGCCAACATGATCACCCGCGCCGGCGCCGACCGCGTGCTGACGCTCGATCTGCATGCCGGCCAGATCCAGGGTTTCTTCGACATCCCGACCGACAATCTGTTCTCGGTGCCGGTGATGGCCCGCGACGTGAAGGCCAAGTACAAGCAGCTCGGCAATGTCGTGGTCGTGTCGCCCGACATCGGCGGCGTGGTGCGGGCGCGCGCGCTGGCCAAGCGTTTCGACGCGCAGCTGGCCATCGTCGACAAGCGCCGCGAGCGCCCCGGTGAATCGGAAGTCATGAACATCATCGGCGCGGTCGCCGGCAAGGATTGCCTGCTGATCGACGATATCGTCGATTCCGGCGGCACGCTTTGCAACGCGGCCGACGCGCTGCTCGCCAACGGCGCGACGTCCGTCACCGCCTACATCACCCATGGCGTGCTGTCGGGCGGCGCCGTCGCCCGCATCGCCGGCTCGAAGCTGCAGGAGCTGGTGATCACCGATTCCATCCAGCCGACGCAGGGCGTGCTCGACGCACCGAACATCCGCGTCATCTCGATCGCTGACCTGATGGGCGAGGCGATCTCACGCACGGCGACGGAAGAGTCGGTCTCGAGCCTGTTCGACTAG
- a CDS encoding Xaa-Pro peptidase family protein: MALHFERSEFDARRDRLLIEMAEKKLDAVLLFAQESMYWLTGYDTFGFCFFQCLVVKADGSMVLLTRSADLRQARHTSTIENIVLWTDRQGANPAIDLRNLLNDLDLLGARIGVEYDTHGLTAYNGRRLDEQLQTFGQIADASGIVGRLRLFKSPAEIAKAEKAANLSDDALDAALPLIKQGGDEGLILAAMQGAVFAGGGDYPANEYIIGSGADALLCRYKAGRRKLTKNDQLTLEWAGVFHHYHAPMMRTILTGKVSKRHQELFDASRAALLAVEKALTPGNTFGDVFDAHARTLEAHNLTKHRLNACGYSVGARFTPSWMDMPMFYQGNPEPIAPNMTLFAHMIIMDSETETAMTLGRTYLTTESAPKPLSRHDLDLIVQ, from the coding sequence ATGGCGCTGCATTTCGAACGTTCGGAATTCGACGCGCGGCGTGACCGGCTGCTGATCGAGATGGCCGAAAAGAAGCTCGACGCCGTGCTCCTGTTCGCGCAGGAGAGCATGTACTGGCTGACCGGCTACGACACGTTCGGCTTCTGCTTCTTCCAGTGCCTGGTGGTGAAGGCCGACGGCTCGATGGTGCTGCTCACCCGCTCGGCTGATCTGAGGCAAGCGCGCCATACCTCGACCATCGAGAACATCGTGCTGTGGACCGATCGTCAGGGCGCCAACCCGGCAATCGACCTGCGCAACCTGCTCAACGACCTCGATCTGCTCGGCGCCCGCATCGGCGTCGAATACGACACCCATGGCCTGACCGCCTATAACGGCCGCCGCCTAGACGAGCAGTTGCAGACCTTCGGCCAGATCGCCGATGCCTCCGGCATCGTCGGCCGGCTGCGCCTGTTCAAGAGCCCGGCCGAGATCGCCAAGGCGGAAAAGGCCGCCAATCTTTCCGACGACGCGCTCGATGCCGCCCTGCCGCTGATCAAGCAGGGTGGTGACGAAGGGCTGATCCTCGCCGCCATGCAGGGCGCTGTCTTTGCCGGCGGCGGCGACTATCCGGCCAACGAATACATCATCGGCTCAGGCGCCGATGCCCTGCTCTGCCGCTACAAGGCCGGCCGCCGCAAGCTTACCAAGAACGACCAGCTGACGCTTGAATGGGCCGGCGTGTTCCACCACTATCATGCCCCAATGATGCGCACCATTTTGACGGGCAAGGTGTCGAAGCGCCATCAGGAATTGTTCGACGCTTCCCGAGCCGCGCTGCTCGCGGTCGAAAAGGCGCTGACGCCGGGCAACACCTTCGGCGATGTCTTCGACGCGCATGCCCGCACGCTCGAAGCGCACAATCTGACCAAGCACCGGCTGAACGCCTGCGGCTACTCGGTCGGCGCCCGCTTCACGCCATCCTGGATGGACATGCCGATGTTCTACCAAGGCAATCCGGAGCCGATCGCGCCCAATATGACGCTATTCGCGCATATGATCATCATGGACTCCGAGACCGAGACGGCCATGACGCTCGGCCGCACCTACCTCACCACGGAATCGGCGCCGAAGCCGCTGTCGCGCCATGATCTCGACTTGATCGTGCAGTGA
- the pgeF gene encoding peptidoglycan editing factor PgeF, with translation MLNQTRPDPVRSPLLEKAQGMRHGYFTRIGGVSDGIYRGLNIGTGSSDDQTLVAENRRRVADWMGVPADHLLTAHQIHSPDVVVAREPFAAPRPKADAIVTDRPGIAIGASTADCGPVLFADDEARVIGAAHAGWKGAFTGVLENTVAAMEGLGARRDRIVAVLGPSIGPDNYEVGPEFVARFVEADAGNERYFSPSRTVGHSMFDLNQYTVDRLRKAGVTAEGLGRCTYAEEDLFYSYRRTTHRKEADYGRQVSAIVLEKE, from the coding sequence ATGCTGAATCAGACCAGACCCGATCCAGTACGCTCGCCGCTGCTTGAAAAGGCGCAAGGCATGCGCCACGGCTACTTCACCCGCATCGGCGGCGTCTCCGACGGCATCTATCGGGGCCTCAACATCGGCACGGGCTCCAGCGACGACCAGACATTGGTCGCCGAGAACCGGCGGCGCGTCGCCGATTGGATGGGTGTGCCCGCGGACCATCTGCTGACCGCGCACCAGATCCACTCGCCGGATGTCGTTGTCGCCAGGGAACCCTTCGCCGCCCCTCGCCCGAAAGCCGACGCCATCGTCACCGATCGTCCGGGCATCGCCATCGGCGCATCGACCGCCGATTGCGGGCCGGTGTTGTTTGCCGATGACGAGGCGCGCGTCATCGGCGCCGCCCATGCCGGCTGGAAGGGCGCCTTCACCGGCGTGCTCGAGAACACCGTCGCGGCGATGGAGGGCCTCGGCGCCCGCCGCGACCGCATCGTCGCCGTGCTTGGCCCCTCGATCGGGCCCGACAATTACGAGGTCGGGCCGGAATTTGTCGCCCGCTTCGTCGAGGCCGACGCCGGCAATGAACGCTATTTCAGCCCATCCAGGACTGTCGGCCACTCGATGTTCGACCTCAACCAATATACGGTCGACCGGCTGCGCAAGGCCGGCGTGACCGCCGAGGGGCTTGGCCGCTGCACCTACGCGGAAGAAGACCTTTTCTATTCCTACCGGCGCACCACACACCGCAAGGAAGCGGATTACGGGCGCCAGGTTTCGGCAATCGTTCTGGAGAAAGAGTAA